The Zingiber officinale cultivar Zhangliang chromosome 9A, Zo_v1.1, whole genome shotgun sequence genome window below encodes:
- the LOC122021905 gene encoding uncharacterized protein LOC122021905, with translation MTDGSDLEAPEEFTAAQGIEEDEKIRKIQRENLTRVAHENKERRRQWALRKTRPKSKKNVDLEAAATEKPEELSNIGELLPSNIVEILAAREKKTFSSDSEEETLKEKPKKRKTKLRNSGPETILLNKIPPPQCLESSLEFLKKRKMQVSRSSAILKNADQALRLISSKGNLLSKN, from the exons ATGACGGACGGAAGTGATCTCGAAGCTCCAGAAGAGTTCACCGCTGCCCAG GGCATTGAGGAAGatgaaaaaattagaaaaatccaaagagagaATTTAACAAG GGTTGCCCATGAGAACAAAGAACGCAGGAGACAGTGGGCGCTAAGAAAAACTCGACCAAAATCAAAGAAGAATGTTGATCTTGAAGCTGCGGCAACTGAAAAACCAGAGGAGCTGTCTAATATTGGAGAATTGCTTCCAAGCAACATTGTTGAAATTCTAGCAGCGCGAGAAAA AAAAACTTTCTCATCGGATTCTGAGGAGGAAACCTTAAAAGAGAAGCCTAAGAAAAGAAAGACAAAGCTTAGAAATTCTGG TCCTGAGACTATTCTCCTAAACAAGATTCCTCCGCCTCAATGTTTGGAGAGTTCCTTGGAGTTTCTTAAAAAGAGAAAGATGCAGGTTTCACGATCATCCGCCATTCTAAAAAATGCAGATCAAGCATTGCGACTCATTTCATCCAAAGGTAATTTGTTGAGTAAGAATTAG
- the LOC122021220 gene encoding protein IQ-DOMAIN 19-like, which yields MGKAGKWLRSLLMGKTSSDEKKEKAEHSLPPWPQPVAAVPKEKKRWSFRRPTPTGSSISMPGHRPSEAESEQRRQAMAVAVATAAAAEAAVAAAQAAAAVVRLTSGSNRPKAEELAAIRIQSAFRGYLARKALCALRGLVKLQALVRGHLIRKQAAAALRCMQALVTAQERARLQRIQMAEDSPIIQQRKSIHRRSPQHPRWRQSHSSPIHVLVTDEDIEKLQYSFMDRNAEEDIKIVEMDLGVSRGSTKSRNSYSVTQSETKQNELSGYYGHAGTPSRVDQYPEFSPCTRAYSEHFEDFAFAKAQSSPHYLSSISVPDATTHPYDCPFFPNYMANTESSRAKVRSQSAPRQRTDTIERQMSRRRPSVEGRNIPRSMKMQRSSSHVGMMASGYQYPWSIKLDKSNMSFKDSECGSTSTVLTNTNY from the exons ATGGGGAAAGCAGGCAAATGGCTGAGAAGCCTCTTGATGGGGAAGACATCGTCGGACGAGAAGAAAGAGAAGGCCGAGCACTCCCTGCCGCCGTGGCCGCAGCCGGTGGCGGCGGTTCCCAAGGAGAAGAAGCGGTGGAGTTTCCGGAGACCCACGCCCACCGGGAGCAGCATAAGCATGCCGGGCCACCGCCCGTCGGAGGCTGAGTCAGAACAGAGAAGGCAAGCCATGGCGGTCGCGGTGGCCACGGCCGCCGCTGCGGAGGCTGCTGTTGCCGCGGCGCAGGCGGCAGCCGCGGTGGTGAGACTCACCTCCGGTTCCAACCGGCCAAAGGCCGAGGAACTCGCGGCCATCAGGATTCAATCAGCCTTCCGTGGATATCTG gcAAGGAAAGCTCTATGTGCATTGAGAGGCTTGGTGAAGCTGCAAGCTCTAGTGAGAGGCCACTTGATCCGAAAGCAAGCTGCTGCTGCTCTTCGATGCATGCAGGCTCTTGTCACAGCTCAAGAGCGAGCTCGACTGCAAAGGATCCAAATGGCAGAAGATTCTCCGATCATCCAGCAGCGTAAATCCATCCACAGGAGATCACCACAGCATCCGAGATGGCGACAGTCACACTCAAGTCCAATTCATGTTCTAGTAACAGATGAAGACATTGAAAAGTTGCAGTACAGCTTCATGGACAGAAATGCAGAGGAGGACATCAAGATTGTGGAGATGGATCTTGGGGTGTCGAGAGGCAGCACAAAGAGTAGAAACAGCTACTCGGTCACACAGAGCGAAACAAAACAGAATGAACTCTCAGGATACTATGGCCATGCCGGCACACCTTCGAGGGTCGATCAGTACCCAGAGTTCTCACCTTGCACTAGAGCTTATAGTGAACACTTTGAGGACTTTGCATTTGCGAAGGCACAAAGTAGTCCACATTACTTGTCCTCTATTTCAGTACCTGATGCAACAACACATCCTTATGACTGCCCCTTCTTTCCTAACTACATGGCCAACACTGAATCTTCAAGAGCAAAGGTAAGATCTCAGAGTGCGCCGCGGCAGCGAACGGATACTATTGAGCGGCAAATGAGCAGGCGGAGACCGTCGGTGGAAGGAAGGAACATTCCTAGAAGTATGAAGATGCAACGATCGTCCTCCCATGTCGGTATGATGGCCAGCGGGTACCAGTATCCTTGGTCTATCAAGTTAGATAAGTCCAACATGTCATTTAAAGACAGCGAATGTGGTTCAACAAGCACAGTGCTTACAAACACCAACTACTGA